A window of the Ostrea edulis chromosome 1, xbOstEdul1.1, whole genome shotgun sequence genome harbors these coding sequences:
- the LOC125671835 gene encoding uncharacterized protein LOC125671835: protein MELWVENAVLTANVNHGISQYCSDNKDRNRRGGGVCIYIREGFEFTPVVLEGLPDKDEIFHRHVNLLSYPNTTVPPTPTQLYLPPQHNCTSHSNTTVPPSQYNCTSHPNSTVPPTPTQLYLPSQYNCTLHPNTTVPYTPTQLYPHPNTTVPPIPTQLYRPPQLNCTSHPNTTVPPTPTQLYLPPQHNCTSHPNLTVPPTSTQLYLIPQHNCTSHPNTTVPPTPTQLYLPPQHNCTSHPNTTVLPTPTQLYLPSQHNCISHPNTTVPPTPTQLYLPSQHNFTSHPNTTVLPTPTQLYLPPQHNCTSHPNTTVPPTPTQLYLPPQHNCTSHPNTTVPPTPTQLYLPLQHNCTPIPIQLYLPPQLNCTFHPNTTVPYTPTQLYLTPQHNCTPTPTQLYLPPQHNCTSHPNLTVPPTSTQLYLIPQHNCTSHPNTTVPPTPTQLYLPPQHNCTSHPNTTVPPTPTQLYLPSQHNCTSHPNSTVPYTPTQLYLPPQHNCTSHPNTTVPPTPTQLYLPSQHNCTSHPNTTVPPIPTQLYLSPQLNCTYHPNSTVPYTPTQLYLPPQHNCTSHPNTTVPPTPTQLYLPPQHNCTSHPNTTVPPTPTQLYLSPQHNCTSHPNTTVSVNPTLHPNTTVHSIPTQLYLPSQYNCICKSDPTPQHNCTFHPTQFD, encoded by the exons atggaactctgggtagagaatgctgTACTGACAGCGAACGTGAACCACGGGATTTCCCAGTACTGCTCTGATA ataaagaTCGCAATCGCCGAGGTGGTGGAGTGTGCATCTACATAAGAGAAGGCTTCGAATTTACTCCAGTGGTACTAGAAGGACTTCCGGacaaagatgaaatatttca TCGACACGTCAACCTACTAAGCTACCCCAACACAACTGTACCTCCCACCCCAACACAACTGTACCTCCCACCCCAACACAACTGTACCTCCCACTCCAACACAACTGTACCCCCATCCCAATACAACTGTACCTCCCACCCCAACTCAACTGTACCTCCCACCCCAACTCAACTGTACCTTCCATCCCAATACAACTGTACCTTACACCCCAACACAACTGTACCTTACACCCCAACACAACTGTACCCCCACCCCAACACAACTGTACCTCCCATCCCAACACAACTGTACCGCCCACCCCAACTCAACTGTACCTCCCATCCCAACACAACTGTACCTCCCACCCCAACTCAACTGTACCTCCCACCCCAACACAACTGTACCTCCCACCCCAACTTAACTGTACCTCCCACCTCAACTCAACTGTACCTTATACCCCAACACAACTGTACCTCCCACCCCAACACAACTGTACCTCCCACCCCAACTCAACTGTACCTCCCACCCCAACACAACTGTACTTCCCATCCCAACACAACTGTACTTCCCACCCCAACACAACTGTACCTCCCATCCCAACACAACTGTATCTCCCACCCCAACACAACTGTACCTCCCACCCCAACACAACTGTACCTCCCATCCCAACACAACTTTACCTCCCACCCCAACACAACTGTACTTCCCACCCCAACACAACTGTACCTCCCACCCCAACACAATTGTACCTCCCACCCCAACACAACTGTACCTCCCACCCCAACACAACTGTACCTCCCACCCCAACACAACTGTACCTCCCACCCCAACACAACTGTACCTCCCACCCCAACACAACTGTACCTCCCACTCCAACACAACTGTACCCCCATCCCAATACAACTGTACCTCCCACCCCAACTCAACTGTACCTTCCATCCCAATACAACTGTACCTTACACCCCAACACAACTGTACCTTACACCCCAACACAACTGTACCCCCACCCCAACACAACTGTACCTCCCACCCCAACACAACTGTACCTCCCACCCCAACTTAACTGTACCTCCCACCTCAACTCAACTGTACCTTATACCCCAACACAACTGTACCTCCCACCCCAACACAACTGTACCTCCCACCCCAACTCAACTGTACCTCCCACCCCAACACAACTGTACTTCCCATCCCAACACAACTGTACCTCCCACCCCAACACAACTGTACCTCCCATCCCAACACAACTGTACCTCCCACCCCAACTCAACTGTACCTTACACCCCAACACAACTGTACCTCCCACCCCAACACAACTGTACCTCCCACCCCAACACAACTGTACCTCCCACCCCAACACAACTGTACCTCCCATCCCAACACAACTGTACCTCCCACCCCAACACAACTGTACCTCCCATCCCAACACAACTGTACCTCTCACCCCAACTTAACTGTACCTACCACCCCAACTCAACTGTACCTTACACCCCAACACAACTGTACCTCCCACCCCAACACAACTGTACCTCCCATCCCAACACAACTGTACCTCCCACCCCAACACAACTGTACCTCCCACCCCAACACAACTGTACCTCCCACCCCAACACAACTGTACCTCCCACCCCAACACAACTGTACCTCTCACCCCAACACAACTGTACCTCCCATCCCAACACAACTGTATCTGTAAATCCGACCTTACACCCCAACACAACTGTACATTCCATCCCAACACAACTGTACCTTCCATCCCAATACAACTGTATCTGTAAATCCGATCCTACACCCCAACACAACTGTACTTTCCACCCAAcacaatttgattaa
- the LOC125679574 gene encoding uncharacterized protein LOC125679574 — MTKWMLLVIVCLLLGAVVPEVLEVYDFGIDSEGHVMEGYLFTDLQFGDRVNVNLGEGETPTENGRDVKYIRLTIRKSKSNVSPPSYMVFDTEHFSINRDDYLVVDTNDTALLKQEKEIRFYVVLINKQGRAVSNPLPFIVRIEKETLTSSDYSLHSAVFAGVLVLIIVLLALGIPFVVRAKRRFRQGKPVMKLGSHPGSSPDLKTAGMVAYSVEDIPGMTRQTSEPNWYGENKILSYEQEVKTEKVAFTRDIKQLERQISQRHSKTSAMNDDDGLVKYTKTQNRGILKNGDTSSNENGHVSVTVDVCGPSNKEQSRL; from the exons ATGACAAAATGGATGCTATTGGTTATTGTGTGCTTACTGTTGGGAGCCGTCGTACCAG AGGTCCTTGAGGTGTATGACTTTGGAATTGACAGTGAAGGTCACGTGATGGAGGGATACTTATTTACGGATCTCCAGTTCGGGGACAGAGTGAATGTGAACTTGGGGGAGGGAGAAACGCCCACAGAGAACGGAAGAGATGTGAAGTATATCCGTCTCACTATTCGAAAATCCAAAAGTAATGTG AGTCCACCCTCTTACATGGTGTTTGATACCGAGCACTTCTCCATCAACAGGGATGACTATCTGGTAGTGGACACTAACGATACCGCGCTCCTCAAACAGGAAAAGGAAATCAGGTTCTAC GTTGTACTAATCAACAAACAAGGTCGTGCTGTTTCAAACCCTCTTCCATTCATCGTTCGTATTGAGAAGGAGACTTTGACATCTTCAGACTATTCTCTTCATTCCGCCGTGTTTGCCGGGGTTTTGGTTTTGATCATTGTTCTGCTAGCATTAGGAATCCCGTTTGTGGTGAGAGCGAAGAGGAGATTCAGACAAGGAAAACCCGTCATGAAACTAGGCAGTCATCCGGGTTCTAGCCCGGATCTGAAGACCGCTGGTATGGTGGCATACTCCGTGGAGGACATTCCAGGGATGACCAGACAGACAAGCGAACCCAACTGGTACGGAGAAAATAAAATCCTTTCCTACGAGCAGGAAGTAAAAACAGAGAAAGTCGCTTTCACGAGGGACATAAAACAGTTAGAAAGGCAGATTTCACAGAGGCACAGCAAAACATCCGCAATGAACGATGatgacggactagtgaaatacACAAAGACCCAGAACAGAGGGATTTTGAAGAATGGCGACACTAGTTCTAACGAGAATGGACACGTGTCCGTCACGGTTGATGTGTGCGGACCGTCCAATAAAGAACAATCACGGCTATAA